From one Plasmodium chabaudi chabaudi strain AS genome assembly, chromosome: 4 genomic stretch:
- a CDS encoding exportin-1, putative, with amino-acid sequence MENEQFNPLSLLDKNQPFDADKLKLLDNIVEALLDTKDKNRRDFAQNLLNQFKMLDNSWRSVSVILDHSENVNTKFYGLQILEECINNKWNILPAEEREGMKNFIACYTITMSTEGTTVGVDRHLLNKLDETLIQIVKKEWPDSWSSFIPDIVNSAKLNQNVCENNMKLLNMLSEEVFEFGNETLVQKKKEKLRNEYASQFQKVYDLCLYILEANICNKRSTNSSLIKQTLICLSNFFKWIPLTYIFEKYKFNDNEIQIIDLLFDHFWDDISYKIECVKCIQEIVMLKIDEKNLLYFENVFINLWSKLVNKIKYLPNVNEMKNIPPEFKIFWEQYYLQISICLTSFLKNYRENIIEKNNNSNDINVVYKFLHMLANSNMDEVFLIIVDYYNIFTEQLIRELIGRLEQENSIKNKCINSNNNMQTDLKNGMNNGSGFNMGLDSGVLNNRKVYSFATMHSIGAGNNNAGNENNVININEYSSILDKIDLTQSDIKKICPRIKLYEFILNDIRRTIIEKMAKPQEIYISYDNETGEVVRDFEPDTTEISLYNTMKTTLVYLTYLGSEKTIELIVELLNKESEKSLKNTNKNEQWNSTKTNRISYAVGSISMCMTLKKEQDFLMYILRIYLHMIEVKNGEENRAILASCVMYIVSQYHRFLKLHWRFLKTVMKKLFEFAENEKVQDMAAETILKICKQCKNVIAKNNNSTDSSGNNTESFFSIFIKFHNNIMHKLPEKLNLLLYEAIAHVISCFPYEEKQESIKILMSKLMTLWNDLIYSNSNIKNVNTLNNGGNNNGASANIMDTDFKNLEHLCNYENSKLIITFVRVNCRLAYALSYFYYEQLNLVFFDFLKIYQLYSKYINMEVEANGTKRIKHAQFRNLFLMKREFLHLIETTIERSCYNIQELEEALLKREQKKMKNEIDESMDVHLPTVEEAKQINFQMTSNILNVLLETILVDYRDSNPHIKDAEVFALLSTVFKKIENVTCPILPTVLNYVLLPTIDMIKNDFSSYPEHREKFYNFLDACVRHCFDYLFTLDSEIFNTFIQSLLWAIKHEHPSVADHGLKITHQFLHNVIVKKKEYLEEFCKAFYYIILNEVFKTLTDSFHKSGFHYQTIILMNLLRLLEFEVINIPDAEITKPHIIKHVQTFLTQSFENLNQKQIETFSVDMFNFCVESPPTFRSFVRDLLISLKEFSTNQDELYEADRQEALQRAKLAEDNKLIKLRGLMKEDVPSFSAIDVDDECINVE; translated from the exons atggaaaatgaaCAGTTCAATCCTTTGTCATTGCTAGACAAGAATCAGCCGTTTGATGCTGATAAGTTGAAGTTACTGGATAATATCGTTGAAGCTCTGTTAGATACAAAAGATAAGAATAGAAGAGACTTCGCTCAGAACTTATTAAATCAATTTAAAATGTTAGATAATTCATGGAGGTCTGTGTCGGTTATATTAGATCATAGTGAAAATGTgaatacaaaattttatggtttacaaatattagaggaatgtataaataataaatggaaTATATTGCCTGCAGAAGAAAGAGAAggaatgaaaaattttatagcTTGTTATACAATTACAATGTCAACAGAAGGTACAACAGTAGGTGTTGATAgacatttattaaataaattagatGAAACATTAATACAGATTGTCAAGAAGGAATGGCCTGACTCATGGTCGAGTTTTATACCCGATATTGTAAATTCAGCAAAATTAAATCAAAATGtttgtgaaaataatatgaaattattaaaCATGTTAAGCGAAGAGGTGTTCGAATTTGGTAATGAAACGTTAGTAcagaagaaaaaagaaaagttaCGAAATGAATATGCAAGTCAGTTTCAAAAAGTATATgatttatgtttatatatattagaagctaatatatgtaataagaGAAGTACAAATAGTTCATTGATTAAGCAGacattaatttgtttatcaaattttttcaaatggATACCactaacatatatatttgaaaaatataaatttaatgataatgaaatacaaataatcgatttattatttgatcaTTTTTGGGAtgatatatcatataaaatagagTGTGTAAAATGTATACAAGAAATAGTTATGTTAAAgattgatgaaaaaaatttattatattttgaaaatgtatttataaatttatggaGTAAGctagtaaataaaataaaatatttacctAATGTaaatgaaatgaaaaatatacctcctgaatttaaaatattctgggagcaatattatttacaaatatcTATATGTTTAACTagctttttaaaaaattatagagagaatataattgaaaaaaataacaacaGTAATGATATCAATGttgtttataaatttttgcATATGCTAGCGAATAGTAATATGGATGaagtatttttaataatagttgattattataatatatttactgAACAGTTAATAAGAGAATTGATAGGAAGATTGGAACAagaaaatagtataaaaaacaaatgtataaattcaaataataatatgcaaaccgatttaaaaaatggtatGAATAATGGTTCAGGATTTAATATGGGTTTAGATAGTggtgttttaaataatcgAAAAGTTTATAGTTTTGCTACAATGCATAGTATAGGAGctggaaataataatgcaggaaatgaaaataatgttataaatataaatgaatattcatCTATTTTAGATAAAATAGATTTAACACAATCagatattaaaaagatATGTCCaagaataaaattatatgaatttatattaaatgatattcGAAGGACTATTATTGAAAAGATGGCAAAACCacaagaaatatatatatcatatgaTAATGAAACAGGAGAAGTAGTAAGGGATTTTGAACCTGATACTACTGAgatatcattatataatacaatgAAAACTACATTAGTATACTTAACTTATTTAGGATCTGAAAAAACAATAGAATTAATTGTAGAActattaaataaagaatcTGAAAAATCGttgaaaaatacaaataagaATGAACAATGGAATAGtacaaaaacaaatagAATTAGTTATGCTGTTGGATCTATATCAATGTGTATGACTTTGAAAAAAGAACAAGACTTtttaatgtatattttaaggatatatttacatatgaTTGAAGTTAAAAATGGAGAAGAGAATAGAGCTATACTTGCTTCATGTGTTATGTATATAGTTAGTCAGTACCAtcgttttttaaaattacattggagatttttaaaaacagttatgaaaaaattatttgaatttgcAGAGAATGAAAAGGTACAAGATATGGCAGCAGaaacaatattaaaaatatgtaaacaatgtaaaaatgtgattgcaaaaaataataatagtacgGATAGTAGTGGTAATAATACTGAATCCttttttagtatttttataaagtttcataataatataatgcatAAATTACCTGAAAAGttgaatttattattatatgaagcTATTGCACATGTCATTTCATGTTTCCCTtatgaagaaaaacaagagagtataaaaatacttaTGAGCAAACTAATGACGTTATGGAAcgatttaatatattcaaatagtaatataaaaaatgtaaatacattaaataatggcggtaataataatggtgCTAGTGCCAATATTATGGATAcagattttaaaaatttagagcatttatgtaattatgaaaattcaaaattgATTATAACATTTGTAAGGGTTAATTGTCGTTTGGCATATGCATtgtcttatttttattatgaacaattaaatttagttttttttgattttttaaaaatatatcaattatatagtaaatatattaatatggaAGTTGAAGCAAATGGTACAAAACGAATAAAACATGCACAGTTcagaaatttatttttaatgaagagagaatttttacatttaatAGAAACAACTATTGAAAGAAGttgttataatattcaaGAATTAGAAGAAgctttattaaaaagggaacaaaaaaaaatgaaaaatgaaattgatGAATCTATGGATGTACATTTACCAACAGTTGAAGAAGCTAAACAAATCAATTTTCAAATGACtagtaatatattaaatgttttattagAAACAATTTTAGTTGATTATAGAGATAGTAATCCTCATATTAAAGATGCTGAAGTATTTGCATTATTATCAAcagtttttaaaaaaatcgaaaatgTTACATGTCCTATTTTACCAACAGtattaaattatgtattattacCAACGATagatatgataaaaaatgatttttcTTCTTATCCAGAACATCgagaaaaattttataactttttagATGCATGTGTTAGGCATTgttttgattatttatttacattagattcagaaatatttaatacatttatacAATCTTTGTTATGGGCAATAAAACATGAACATCCATCAGTTGCAGATCATGGTTTAAAAATTACACATCAATTTCTTCATAATgtaattgtaaaaaagaaagaataCTTAGAAGAATTTTGTAAagctttttattatattatattaaacgAAGTATTCAAAACCTTAACAGATTCTTTTCACAAATCTGGTTTTCATTATCAaactattatattaatgaatCTATTAAGACTATTAGAATTTGAGgttataaatattccaGATGCAGAAATTACTAAGccacatataataaagcaTGTTCAAACTTTTTTAACTCAATCTTTTGAAAATCTGAATCAAAAGCAAATCGAAACTTTTTCAGTGGACatgtttaatttttgtgTTGAATCCCCTCCCACCTTCAGATCCTTTGTACGTGATTTGCTGATATCGTTGAAG GAATTTTCGACAAACCAAGACGAGCTGTATGAAGCTGATAGACAAGAGGCTTTACAGAGGGCAAAATTGGCAGAGGATAACAAACTGATAAAG CTGAGAGGATTAATGAAAGAAGACGTACCATCATTTTCGGCTATTGATGTTGATGATGAATGTATAAATGTGGAATAA
- a CDS encoding N-ethylmaleimide-sensitive fusion protein, putative, whose translation MPTIHLVCCKLQSQELALTNIGFINSGVYNNLKKNIKGNELYGEIGNLVLILKGNDYIGNDEIALNTCQREFSRIQLKEKIEINIIDKENKKDITNFIPIDSIDIEVNVFVKPDRQIELEDEVVEEFFKKYFINHILTKGQILALKCNDILLRCVVKDIKTAELDEIKKLNKNTSTIGSYFKLGGDNYRGQDSMYKGSLNERGILFENTECIFTSINDGKLFIESKKVLKKNIIKSNFNFEELGIGALDEEFKTIFRRTFASRIYPNYIIKQLGIKHVKGMILYGPPGTGKTLIARQIGKTLNAREPKIINGPEILNKYVGQSEENIRNLFKEAELEYKQSGENSLLHIIILDEIDAICRQRGSAASSGSGVNDSIVNQLLSKIDGVNSLNNILLIGMTNRIDLIDEALLRPGRFELHIEISLPNKEGRIQILNIHTKNMRQNNKLNKDVNIEELAERTPNFSGAEIEGLVRNTVSYAFERHINFNDLTKPVNADDIMITKNDFLNALKETKPAFGAEEDIIDNLLSNGIINYGNQYENIENTCKLLIKQVVDNSNTKLMSVLLHGDSGTGKTTIAAYMAKCANFHFTKFITPENLIGYSESGRINYINKIFEDAYKTPLSLVILDNIERLIDYTRIGPRFSNSILQAIMILIKKKPKKENQKILIICTTSEYQFMRDVGLVKNFFVNIEVPMLNSSVSIKTVLQCRNQNNNDLPESEICKIIESNIIKSISIKNLLMVTDMASEAASDCNSIITSEIFLKTFNDCGIFFDEDSYY comes from the coding sequence ATGCCGACAATACATTTGGTTTGCTGCAAACTGCAGTCACAAGAACTAGCGCTGACGAACATTGGGTTTATAAATAGTGGGGTATACAATAACTTaaagaaaaacataaaGGGTAATGAGTTATATGGAGAGATTGGAAACTtagttttaatattaaaggGTAATGATTATATTGGGAATGATGAGATAGCATTAAATACATGTCAAAGAGAATTTTCTCGAATtcaattaaaagaaaaaattgaaataaatataattgataaagaaaataaaaaagatattacaaattttataccTATTGATAGTATAGATATAGAAGTAAATGTTTTTGTTAAACCAGATCGTCAAATTGAATTAGAGGATGAAGTAGTAgaagaattttttaaaaaatattttattaatcatatattaacaaaggGACAAATATTAGCATTAAAAtgtaatgatatattattaagatGTGTAgttaaagatataaaaacagCTGAATtagatgaaataaaaaagttaaacAAGAATACTTCTACCATTGGTTCGTATTTCAAATTAGGAGGTGATAATTATCGAGGGCAAGATAGCATGTACAAAGGGAGTTTAAATGAACGTGGGATTCTTTTTGAGAATACAGAGTGTATTTTTACTAGTATTAATGAtggtaaattatttatagaatcaaaaaaagttttaaaaaaaaatattataaaaagtaattttaattttgaagAATTAGGTATAGGAGCATTAGATGAAGAATTTAAAACGATATTTAGAAGAACCTTTGCAAGTAGAATATAtccaaattatataataaaacagtTAGGAATAAAACATGTGAAGGGTATGATATTATATGGTCCTCCTGGTACCGGGAAAACATTAATAGCTAGACAAATAGGTAAAACATTAAATGCAAGAGAACCGAAAATTATCAATGGGCctgaaatattaaataagtaCGTAGGTCAAtctgaagaaaatattcgTAACTTATTTAAAGAGGCTGAATTGGAGTATAAGCAATCTGGAGAGAATtcattattacatattattatattagaTGAGATAGATGCAATTTGTCGACAAAGAGGTAGTGCTGCATCTAGTGGATCAGGTGTAAATGATAGTATAGTTAAtcaattattatcaaaaatagaTGGAGTAAAtagtttaaataatatactatTAATTGGTATGACAAACAGAATAGATTTAATCGATGAAGCATTGTTAAGACCAGGTCGATTTGAATTACATATTGAAATATCATTACCCAATAAAGAAGGTCGAattcaaatattaaatattcatacaaaaaatatgagacagaataataaattaaataaagatgTTAATATAGAAGAATTAGCAGAAAGAACCCCCAATTTTTCAGGTGCAGAAATTGAAGGATTAGTAAGAAATACAGTATCCTATGCATTTGAGAgacatattaattttaatgatttAACAAAGCCAGTAAATGCTGATGATATTATGATAactaaaaatgattttttaaatgcatTAAAAGAAACGAAACCAGCTTTTGGAGCTGAAGAAGATATTATAGATAATCTATTATCAAatggaataataaattatggcaatcaatatgaaaatattgaaaatacatgcaaattattaattaaacaaGTAGTTGATAATTCAAATACGAAACTAATGAGTGTCTTATTACATGGAGATAGTGGAACTGGTAAAACTACGATAGCAGCTTATATGGCTAAATGTgcaaattttcattttacaaaatttataaccCCTGAAAATTTAATAGGGTATTCAGAAAGTGGAAGAatcaattatataaataaaatattcgaAGATGCATATAAGACACCATTATCTTTAGTTATATTAGATAATATTGAACGATTGATAGATTATACTAGGATTGGTCCACGATTTAGTAATTCTATTTTACAAGCAATTATGattttaataaagaaaaaacctaaaaaagaaaatcaaaaaatattaataatatgcacTACTTCGGAGTATCAATTTATGAGAGATGTAGGATtagttaaaaatttttttgtaaatattgaAGTACCAATGTTAAATTCAAGTGTTTCTATAAAAACTGTATTACAATGTagaaatcaaaataataatgatctTCCGGAAAGTgaaatatgcaaaataatagaatctaatattattaagagtatatctataaaaaatttacttATGGTTACAGATATGGCATCTGAGGCTGCATCAGATTGTAATTCAATTATTACTAGTGAaatctttttaaaaacatttaatGATTgtggaattttttttgatgagGATTCATATTACTAA